CGTTCGGCTGCTCCACGTTCCCCGCGCACGAGATCGTCGAGTCCCACCGGGTCGCCGACGCCCGCGGCCTGATGCGGTTTCGCACCGAACAGCCGCCCTACAGTCTGCTGGCCCGCGGCATCGAACGCGACGTGCTCCCGGTCGCCGAGAAGTGGGGCATGGGCGTGCTCACCTGGAGCCCGCTCGGCTTCGGCTTTCTCACCGGCCGCTACCGCCGCGGCCTCGAGACCGGAGCCGAGGGGAGGGCCGCCCTTCGGCCCGCCTGGTTCGATCCCGCCGATCCGGTCGTCGCGCGCAAGCTCGACGTCGTCGAGCAGCTCGTGGAGGTGGCCGACCACCTCGGCGTTCCGCTGCCTGCGCTGGCGACGGCATTTCCGCTCGCGCACCGTGCCGTCACCTCGGTCATCATTGGACCCCGCACGCTCGAACAACTCGAATCCACGCTCGAACACGCCGACCTCGTCCTCGACGATGACGTGCTGGACCGGCTCGATGCGATCGTCCCGCCCGGCACCGACGTGTACGACCCGAACGGCGCCGCCAACCCGCCCTGGATCGCGGATGCGAGGCAGCGACGGCGAGTCGTACGACGCTAGTGCGGTGTCCACTAACGTTCACCGGGTTTCCGGTGCGGTGTTGTGGATCCTCGCCGTGTGGCGAGCGACTCCCCACCGGTCGGTGGGGCGGACCTCCGCGGGCCAACCGACGACGAGCCACAACCCGACCCAACACCACCCGTACGACAGAATCTCCGGCCACCAACCCGGCGAACGTTAGTGGACACCGCACTAGCTGGCCGGTCCGCCGACCGCCGCGCGCTACCTCCGCGGCGGCGGCGGACGGGCCCAGCGGCTGGGCGGTTGACGCCGTGTCAGGCCTGGCCGGTCGCTGCGCTACACAGTGACAGTTGTCCCTGTCACCGCCCGGTGAGAGCGTGCGAGGACCAACCGCCGCTGAAGGGTGCGACGATGACCTCCGACGACCTGCTGGCCCGGCACCGGGCCGTGCTCCCGTCCTGGATGCCGCTCTACTACGCCGAACCGATCGAGCTGGTCGCCGGCTCCGGCCGCCGGGTGACCGACGCCCAGGGCCGCAGCTACCTGGACTTCTTCGGCGGCGTGCTGACCAACATGATCGGCTACGACATCCCGGAGATCCGCGAGGCGGTCGAGCGGCAGCTCCGCACCGGCATCGTGCACAGCTCCACCCTCTACCTGATTCGGCAGCAGGTCGAGCTGGCCGAGAAGGTGGCCCGGGTCTCCGGCATCCCCGACGCCCGGGTCTTCTTCACCAACTCCGGCACCGAGGCCAACGAGGCGGCGCTGCTGGTCGCCACCAACCACCGCCGTTCGCACCAGATCCTCGCCGTGCGCAACAGCTACCACGGCCGGACGTACGCGGCGATGGGCGTGACCGGCAACCGCGGCTGGTCGGCCAGCGCGCTCAACCCCCTGCAGGTGGCCTGGCTGCACTCCGGTGAGCGGCTGCGCGGCCTGCTGGCCCGCCTCGACGAGGCCGACCGGGTCGATGCGGCGGTCGAGGACCTGCGCGAGGTGCTCGCGACCCAGACCTCCGGCGACGTGGCCTGCCTGATCGCCGAGCCGGTCCAGGGCGTCGGCGGCTTCGTGCACGGCCCGGACGGGCTCTTCGCGGCCTGGAAGAAGGTGCTGGACGAGCACGGCATCCTGCTGATCAGCGACGAGGTGCAGACCGGTTGGGGCCGCACCGGCGAGCACTTCTGGGGCTACCAGGCGCACGGCGTCACCCCGGACCTGCTCACCTTCGCCAAGGGCATCGGCAACGGGTTCGCCCTGGCCGGCGTGGTCGGCCGGGCGGAAGTGCTGGAGGCGGTGCCGGCGATCAGCTTCTCCACCTTCGGCGGCAACCCGGTCTCCACCGCTGCGGGCAACGCGGTCCTCGACTACCTGCTCGACCACGACCTGCAGGCCAACGCCGAGCGGGTCGGCGCGATCCTCGCCGACGGCCTGCGGGCGGCGACGGCCGACCTCGACCGCGTCGCCGAGGTCCGCGGCAAGGGCCTGATGCTCGGCGTCGAGTTCGTCCACCCGGGCACCACCGAACCGGACCCGGCTCTCACCACCCGGGTGTTCGAGGCGTGCCGGGCGGGCGGCCTGCTGGTCGGCAAGGGCGGCCTCTACGGCAACGTGATCCGGATGGGGCCGCCGCTGACGCTGACCGAGGAGGAGGCCCGGGAGGGCCTGGCCATCCTGGTCGACGCCATCCGTTCCGCCGTCGCCGCGGAGGTGGCGGCATGAACCAGATCGGGCACTTCGTCGACGGCAAGCGGGTCAGCGGGGACTCCGAGCGACGCGGCGACGTCTTCGACCCGGCCACCGGCCGGCGTACCGGGGAGGTGGCGCTGGCCTCCGCCGCGGACGTGGCGGGCGCGGTCGAGGCCGCCGAGCGGGCCGCGCGGACCTGGCGGGACGCCTCCCTGGCGAAGCGGACGGCGGTGCTGTTCGCCTTCCGCGAGCTGGTCCACGCCCGGCGCGACCGGCTCGCCGCGGTGATCACCGCCGAGCACGGCAAGGTCCTCGCGGACGCCGCCGGCGAGGTGCAGCGCGGCCTGGAGGTCATCGAGTACGCCTGCGGCATCCCCTCGGCGCTGCGCGGTGGCTTCAGCGAGAACGTCTCCACCGAGGTCGACTCGTACAGCCTGCGGCAGCCGCTGGGCGTGGTCGCGGTGATCTCGCCGTTCAACTTCCCGGTGATGGTCCCGCTCTGGTTCGTCCCGGTCGCCGTGGCCTGCGGCAACGCGGTGGTGCTCAAGCCGAGCGAGAAGGACCCGAGCGCGGCGCTGCTGCTCGCCGAGTGGTTCGCCGAGGCGGGCCTGCCGGACGGCGTGCTCAACGTGGTCAACGGCGACAAGGAGGCGGTCGACGCCCTGCTCGACCACCCGGGCGTGCAGGCGGTGTCGTTCGTCGGCTCCACCCCGGTCGCCCGGTACGTGCACCAGCGCGGCTCGCTGGCCGGCAAGCGGGTGCAGGCGCTCGGCGGGGCGAAGAACCACATGGTGGTGCTGCCCGACGCCGACCTGGACCTGGCGGCCGACGCGGCGGTCAACGCCGGCTTCGGCTCGGCGGGGGAGCGGTGCATGGCCATCTCCGCGCTGGTCGCGGTGGAACCGGTCGCGGACGCCCTGGTCGCGAAGATCGCCGAGCGGATGAGCCGGCTGCGCACCGGCGACGGCCGGCGCGGCTGCGACATGGGCCCGCTGGTCACCGCGGCGCACGCCGAGCGGGTCCGGTCCTACGTGGAGTCGGGGATCGCGGCCGGCGCGGTGCCGGTGGTGGACGGGCGGGCGGTCACCCCGGACGGGGACGCGGGCGGGTTCTGGCTCGGCCCGACCCTCTTCGACCACGTCACCCCGGAGATGTCGATCTACACCGATGAGATCTTCGGCCCGGTGCTCAGCGTCGTCCGGGTCGACTCGTACGACGAGGCGGTCGACCTGGTGAACGCCAACCCGTACGGCAACGGCACGGCGATCTTCACCAACGACGGCGGGGCCGCGCGGCGCTACCAGCACGAGGTGCAGGTGGGCATGGTCGGGATCAACGTGCCGATCCCGGTGCCGATGGCCTACTACTCCTTCGGCGGCTGGAAGGCCTCGCTCTTCGGCGACCTGCACGCCCACGGCGCCGACGGGGTCGCCTTCTTCACCCGGAGCAAGGTGGTCACGAGCCGCTGGCTGGATCCGCGCCACGGCGGGGTGAACCTCGGCTTCCCCACCCAGACCTGAGCCACCGCAGCACCCCCGCCCCGGCCAGGTACGCCACCAGCGCCGGGGCGGGCAGCCCCAGCGGCTCGGGCGCGGCCTTGCGGGTGAGGCTGTTCAGCAGCAGCCCGGCGACGATGCCCGCGTACCCGGCCGCCGCCAGCGCGGTCCGGACGCGGCCCCGGCCCGGGGCGCCCGCCGGCCCGCGCCGCGCGTCGGCCGGCGGGGCGGACCGGCGGCTGCGGGCCTCGATCGGGCCGAAGACGGCGACCAGGGCGGCGAGGACGACGGCGAGGGCGAGCAGCCAGGGGACCCGCCAGCCCCACCAGGCGGCCGAGCCGACCCGGGGGGTGGGCAGCGCGCCGAGCGCGTCCAGCAGGCCGACCAGCAGCACCGCCGCGGTCAGGTGCCAGAGGAAGATGGTGAGCACCACGGCGTTCACGGCGATCACCGCCTCCCAGGGGCGGCGCCGGCGCAGCCAGCGCTCGGCGGGCCCGCGCAGCAGCAGGATCAGCCCGAGCTGCGCGGTGGCCGCGGCCAGCAGGGCCAGGCTCGGCGGCGCGGCGTTGTCCAGCCGCTCACCGGGCACGTTGAGCAGCACCACCGGGTACGGCCCCACCACCGTCAGCAGCACCAGCGCGACCAGCCCGACGGCCAGCAGCGTGGCCCCGGCCCGCCGGGACAGCGGCAGCCGCCGTCGGCGCGGGTTCTCCGGGGACCGGGCGTCGTACCAGGCGAAGCCGAGCTGATGCACGGCCAGCCAGCCGAACAGGTAGTTGCCGGTGGCGAGCCCGGCCGGTCCGAGCAGCCGGCCCAGGTCGCCGAGCGCGACGAGACCGACCAGCACCGCCGGCACGGCCAGCCCGAACCGCCGGTGCAGCGCGTACATCGGGGGGGTCAGGGGCACCACGACCAGGTACGCCACCAGGAACCAGAGCGGGATCGTGGCGAACCAGACCACCGTGCGGACCTGCACCGGGTCGGCGTCGCGGAGGCTGGCGACCGCCGCACCGACCGCCAGCACCACCAGCAGCGCGGTGGTGGGGCGGACCAGCCGGGCGCTGCGGTCGATCAGCCACCCGGTGGCGTCGCCGCCGCGGAGCCGCCGGGCGGTCAGCGAGGCGGCGTTGGCGTAGCCGCCGACCAGGAAGAACACCGGCATTACCTGGGCCACCCAGGTCAGCGGCCAGGCCCAGGGGAGGTCGCCCAGGGCGGAGTGGCCGGTGGGGCGGCCCGCCCGGTCGTAACCGATGACGGTGACTCCCCAGTGGCCGAGCACGACCATGGTGATGGCGAGCGCCCGGAGCAGGTCGACGTAGCGTTCCCGCCCGGCCGGCGTGCGCTCCGCGAGCTGCCGCAGGCGACGCATGCGCCCAGGCTATGCCAGCTCGCGACGGCCGGTGGTGATAACGGTTCGGTTGTCGGGTCTTGTGGTCCGCGTCGCACTGTCGTAGAAATTCTTCATCAACTTCAAATGAAGTGAAGACGAGCAACAGCAGACACTTCCGAGCCTCGACGCCGCGGCCGCCGTTCCCCCATCTTCGGCGGGCCGTCCGTACCCGAACCGAGGAGAAGCGATGAACAGGCGTGACATCCTGCGGCGCACCGCCGCCGCCGGCCTGCTGGCCACCCCCGCCGCCGGGCTGCTGGCCGGCTGCGCCACGTCCGGCGGCGACGACAAGAGCGACGCCGGCACCTACAAGGGCACCAAGAGCGAGCAGAACCCGCTCGGCGTCAAGGAGGACGCCCCGCTCGAGGTGGTGATCTTCAACGGCGGCTTCGGCGAGGAGTACGCCAAGGCCCACGAGGCCATGTACAAGGAGAAGTACCCCAAGGCCGAGATCAGGCACTCGGCCACCCAGGAGATCAACAAGACCCTCCAGCCGCGCTTCGTCGACGGCACCCCGCCGGACGTGGTGAACAACTCCGGTGCCGGGCAGATCGACTTCAACGGTCTGGTCAGCCAGAACGCCATCGCCGACCTGGGCGACCTGCTCGATGCCCCGAGCCTCGACCAGCCCGGCAAGAAGGTGCGGGACACGCTGCTGCCCGGCGCCGTCGAGGTCGGCTCGTACGACGGCAAGTTCCTGGTCCTCAACTACACCTACACCGCGTACGGCATCTGGTACTCCACCAAGCTCCTCACCGAGCGGAACTGGCAGTACGCGAAGACCTGGGACGAGCACATCGCGCTCTGCAAGCAGATCAAGGCCGCCGGCATCGCCCCCTGGACGTACGCGGGCAAGCACCCCCGCTACATGAGCTGGCCGCTGATCGCCACCGCGATCAAGCTCGGCGGGCCTTCGGTGGCGATGGCGATCGACAACCTCGAGCCGAACGCCTGGAAGTCCGACGCCATGAAGGCGGCGGCCGACGCCTGGTACCAGATCGTCAAGGACAAGTACATCCTGGACGGCTCGGCGGGCCTGGACCACATCCAGTCGCAGACCGCCTGGTGCCAGGGCAAGGCCGCCTTCATCTCCTGCGGTTCGTGGCTGGAGAACGAGCAGGCCAAGGTCACCCCGGCCGGGTTCAACATGACCATCGCGCCGACGCCCAGCCTGGGCAGCGGCGACAAGCTGCCGTTCGAGGCGATCCGGGGCACCGCCGGCGAGCCGTACATGGTGCCGTCGAAGGCGAAGAACGTCGCCGGCGGTCTGGAGTACTTCCGGGTGATGCTCTCCAAGAAGGGCGCCCAGGACTTCACGAAGAAGGTCTCCAGCCTGACCGTGGTGGCCGGCACGACCGAGGGGGCCGAGCTGCCGTTCGGCCTGAGCACGGTGGTCAAGGCGCTGGAGGCGTCCGGCAGCAACGGCTTCAACTGGGTCTACAACAACTACTACCGCAAGCTCGAGAAGGAGTTGGTCGACGCCGCCTGCGGCGAGTTCTTCAGCGGCCGGAGCACCCCGGCCGAGTTCCTCGACGCGTGTCAGAAGGGTGCCGACTCGATCGCCCAGGACAGCTCGATCAAGAAGTACAAGCGGGCCGCGTAACGTCCGGTCGGTGGGGGCGGGCCGGTCCCGCCCCCACCGGTCCGCCGCTGGGGAGTAGGTCCTTCTCGTGAAACATGGCAAGTACCCGCTGATCATCATCTTCCTGGGGCCGCCGCTGCTGCTGTACGGCATCTTCGTGCTGTCGCCGTACCTGCAGGCGTTCCAGATCTCCACCACGGACTGGCTCGGCTTCTCCGCGGACGCGAATTTCGTCGGGCTGGACAACTTCCGCACCATGCTGCATGACGACCGCGTGTGGAATGCGATCAAGAACAACGCGATCATGCTCGCCGTGGTGCCGGTGGTGACGATCGGTCTCGGCCTCTTCTTCGCCACCATGCTCAACATGGGCGGGCGCAAGAAGCGGGCCGGTGTGATCGGGGTGCGCGGTAGCTCGGTCTACCAACTGGTCTACTTCTTCCCCCAGGTGCTCTCGGTGGTGATCATCGCCCTGCTCTGGAAGGAGGTCTACAACCCCACCAGTGGCCTGCTCAACGGCGCGTTGCGCGCCGGTGGCCTGGCGACGCCGACGTGGCTCGGGGATCCCCGGACCGCCTTCTGGTGCGTGCTGACGGTGATGGTCTGGAGCAACGTGGGCTTCTACGTGGTGCTCTTCGGGGCGGCCATGCAGGCGATCCCGCGCGACATCTACGAGGCGGTCATGCTCGACGGGGCGTCGCGGCTGGTGACCCTGCGCCGGATCACGATCCCGCTGCTCTGGGACACCGTCCAGGTGGCCTGGATCTACCTGGCCATCGCCGCGCTGGACGGGTTCATCCTGGTGCAGCAGATGACCGACGGCGGGCCCAATTTCTCCTCGGACGTCATCGGTCTGCGGATGTACAACACCGCCTTCGCCAGCGAGTCCAAGTTCGGGTACGCCTCTGCCATCGGCGTCGTGATGTTCTTCCTGACCCTGACGGTCGCGGTGCTGGCGCTGCGCGCCGCCCGGCGTGATCGGATCGAGTACTCGTGACCACACTGGACAAGCGCGCGACGACGGCCGAGCCGGCTCGCCCGGCTACCGACGGACCGCTCCGCCGTGAACTCGGCGTCGCCAACGTCTTCTCGCACGGCCTCCTGCTGTTCTGGGGCGCGCTGACCGCGCTGCCGCTGCTGTGGATGTTTCTCAGTTCGTTCAAGAGCGACAAGGAGATCCTCACCGACCCGTGGGGGCTGCCGGGCGCGCTGCGCTTCGAGAACTGGGCACGGGCCTGGACCGAGGCGCACATCGGCCAGTACTTCCTGAACAGCGGCGTGGTGGTGGCCGGCTCGCTCGCCCTCACCATGCTCCTCGGCGCCACGGCGGCGTACGTCTTCGCCCGGTACGAGTTCCGCGGCCGGCAGGTCGTCTACTACCTGTTCGTCGGCGGGATGATGTTCCCGGTCTTCCTCGCCCTGGTGCCGCTCTTCTTCGTGGTGCGCAACGCCGGCCTGCTCGGCACGCGGCCCGGGCTGATGCTGGTCTACGCCGCCTACTCGCTGCCCTTCACGGTCTTCTTCCTGACCGCCTTCTTCCGGACGCTGCCGACGTCGATCGCGGAGGCGGCACTCATCGACGGGTGTGGTCACTTCCGGCTCTTCTTCCGCGTGATGCTGCCGATGGCGCGACCGGGACTGATCAGTGTGGCGATCTTCAACTTCCTCAGCCACTGGAATCAATTCCTCCTGCCGCAGGTGCTGATGCAGGGCGAGCACTCGAAGCCGGTGCTGGCGCAGGGGCTCGCCGCGCTCGCGGTCAACCAGGGCTACCAGGGCGACTTCAGCGGCCTGTTCGCGGGCCTGACCATCGCGACCCTGCCGGTGCTGGCGGTGTACGTCGCCTTCCAGCGGCAGATCCAGGCCGGTCTCACCGCCGGCCAGCTCAAGTGAGGTGGTTGCCACGGCCGGCCCCAGCACAGCTTGACTGGTAGGAAAACTCCTACCTATTGTGGTGGCCATGACCGTGACCCACGTGCAACTCGTCTCCGTGCCCGTCAGCGACCAGGAGCGGGCCCGCGACTTCTACTGCGACGTCCTCGGCTTCGACCTGATCTGGGACAACCCGATGGGCCCCGGCGGCCGCTGGATCCAGGTCGCCCCGAAGGGCGCGGCCACCGCGCTGACCCTGGTCACCTGGTTCCCGACCATGCCGCCCGGCTCGCTCAAGGGTCTGGTGCTGGAGACCGACGACCTCGACGCCGACGTGGCCCGGCTGCGGGAGCGGGGCGTGGACTTCCCGGACGGCGGCATCCAGACCGCGCCGTGGGGCCGGTACATCACCCTCCACGACCCCGACGGCAACGGCATCGTCCTGCAGGCCACCCGGGTCTGACGTGGCGGACGTCTTCGCCGCGCTGGCCAACCCCACCCGGCGGGAGCTGCTCCGGCTGCTCCTCGAGCGCGGCGAGCAGCCGGTGCAGCAGCTCGCCGACCACTTCGACATGCGCCGGCCCAGCCTGTCGGAGCACCTCCGGGTGCTCAAGGACGCCGGGCTGGTGACCGAACAGCCGATCGGCCGG
This sequence is a window from Micromonospora sp. NBRC 110009. Protein-coding genes within it:
- a CDS encoding ArsR/SmtB family transcription factor, with protein sequence MADVFAALANPTRRELLRLLLERGEQPVQQLADHFDMRRPSLSEHLRVLKDAGLVTEQPIGRQRFYALRPEPLREIADWLGPYERFWRARLADLREVLDGLPDD
- a CDS encoding CoA-acylating methylmalonate-semialdehyde dehydrogenase; amino-acid sequence: MNQIGHFVDGKRVSGDSERRGDVFDPATGRRTGEVALASAADVAGAVEAAERAARTWRDASLAKRTAVLFAFRELVHARRDRLAAVITAEHGKVLADAAGEVQRGLEVIEYACGIPSALRGGFSENVSTEVDSYSLRQPLGVVAVISPFNFPVMVPLWFVPVAVACGNAVVLKPSEKDPSAALLLAEWFAEAGLPDGVLNVVNGDKEAVDALLDHPGVQAVSFVGSTPVARYVHQRGSLAGKRVQALGGAKNHMVVLPDADLDLAADAAVNAGFGSAGERCMAISALVAVEPVADALVAKIAERMSRLRTGDGRRGCDMGPLVTAAHAERVRSYVESGIAAGAVPVVDGRAVTPDGDAGGFWLGPTLFDHVTPEMSIYTDEIFGPVLSVVRVDSYDEAVDLVNANPYGNGTAIFTNDGGAARRYQHEVQVGMVGINVPIPVPMAYYSFGGWKASLFGDLHAHGADGVAFFTRSKVVTSRWLDPRHGGVNLGFPTQT
- a CDS encoding aldo/keto reductase, which translates into the protein MSYAPLGRTGMTVSRFTLGAMMFGSAGNPDHDDCIRIIHTALDRGVNFIDTADMYSTGESESIVGKALRGRRDQVILATKGHFALEEGLNKGGNSRRHLLHAVDASLTRLGTDHLDLYQVHRPDWDTDLEETLGVLTDLVQAGKIRTFGCSTFPAHEIVESHRVADARGLMRFRTEQPPYSLLARGIERDVLPVAEKWGMGVLTWSPLGFGFLTGRYRRGLETGAEGRAALRPAWFDPADPVVARKLDVVEQLVEVADHLGVPLPALATAFPLAHRAVTSVIIGPRTLEQLESTLEHADLVLDDDVLDRLDAIVPPGTDVYDPNGAANPPWIADARQRRRVVRR
- a CDS encoding carbohydrate ABC transporter permease, which encodes MKHGKYPLIIIFLGPPLLLYGIFVLSPYLQAFQISTTDWLGFSADANFVGLDNFRTMLHDDRVWNAIKNNAIMLAVVPVVTIGLGLFFATMLNMGGRKKRAGVIGVRGSSVYQLVYFFPQVLSVVIIALLWKEVYNPTSGLLNGALRAGGLATPTWLGDPRTAFWCVLTVMVWSNVGFYVVLFGAAMQAIPRDIYEAVMLDGASRLVTLRRITIPLLWDTVQVAWIYLAIAALDGFILVQQMTDGGPNFSSDVIGLRMYNTAFASESKFGYASAIGVVMFFLTLTVAVLALRAARRDRIEYS
- a CDS encoding glyoxalase superfamily protein, giving the protein MTVTHVQLVSVPVSDQERARDFYCDVLGFDLIWDNPMGPGGRWIQVAPKGAATALTLVTWFPTMPPGSLKGLVLETDDLDADVARLRERGVDFPDGGIQTAPWGRYITLHDPDGNGIVLQATRV
- a CDS encoding aspartate aminotransferase family protein, which translates into the protein MTSDDLLARHRAVLPSWMPLYYAEPIELVAGSGRRVTDAQGRSYLDFFGGVLTNMIGYDIPEIREAVERQLRTGIVHSSTLYLIRQQVELAEKVARVSGIPDARVFFTNSGTEANEAALLVATNHRRSHQILAVRNSYHGRTYAAMGVTGNRGWSASALNPLQVAWLHSGERLRGLLARLDEADRVDAAVEDLREVLATQTSGDVACLIAEPVQGVGGFVHGPDGLFAAWKKVLDEHGILLISDEVQTGWGRTGEHFWGYQAHGVTPDLLTFAKGIGNGFALAGVVGRAEVLEAVPAISFSTFGGNPVSTAAGNAVLDYLLDHDLQANAERVGAILADGLRAATADLDRVAEVRGKGLMLGVEFVHPGTTEPDPALTTRVFEACRAGGLLVGKGGLYGNVIRMGPPLTLTEEEAREGLAILVDAIRSAVAAEVAA
- a CDS encoding acyltransferase family protein, with translation MRRLRQLAERTPAGRERYVDLLRALAITMVVLGHWGVTVIGYDRAGRPTGHSALGDLPWAWPLTWVAQVMPVFFLVGGYANAASLTARRLRGGDATGWLIDRSARLVRPTTALLVVLAVGAAVASLRDADPVQVRTVVWFATIPLWFLVAYLVVVPLTPPMYALHRRFGLAVPAVLVGLVALGDLGRLLGPAGLATGNYLFGWLAVHQLGFAWYDARSPENPRRRRLPLSRRAGATLLAVGLVALVLLTVVGPYPVVLLNVPGERLDNAAPPSLALLAAATAQLGLILLLRGPAERWLRRRRPWEAVIAVNAVVLTIFLWHLTAAVLLVGLLDALGALPTPRVGSAAWWGWRVPWLLALAVVLAALVAVFGPIEARSRRSAPPADARRGPAGAPGRGRVRTALAAAGYAGIVAGLLLNSLTRKAAPEPLGLPAPALVAYLAGAGVLRWLRSGWGSRGSPRRGADPASGS
- the ngcE gene encoding N-acetylglucosamine/diacetylchitobiose ABC transporter substrate-binding protein; translated protein: MNRRDILRRTAAAGLLATPAAGLLAGCATSGGDDKSDAGTYKGTKSEQNPLGVKEDAPLEVVIFNGGFGEEYAKAHEAMYKEKYPKAEIRHSATQEINKTLQPRFVDGTPPDVVNNSGAGQIDFNGLVSQNAIADLGDLLDAPSLDQPGKKVRDTLLPGAVEVGSYDGKFLVLNYTYTAYGIWYSTKLLTERNWQYAKTWDEHIALCKQIKAAGIAPWTYAGKHPRYMSWPLIATAIKLGGPSVAMAIDNLEPNAWKSDAMKAAADAWYQIVKDKYILDGSAGLDHIQSQTAWCQGKAAFISCGSWLENEQAKVTPAGFNMTIAPTPSLGSGDKLPFEAIRGTAGEPYMVPSKAKNVAGGLEYFRVMLSKKGAQDFTKKVSSLTVVAGTTEGAELPFGLSTVVKALEASGSNGFNWVYNNYYRKLEKELVDAACGEFFSGRSTPAEFLDACQKGADSIAQDSSIKKYKRAA
- a CDS encoding carbohydrate ABC transporter permease — its product is MTTLDKRATTAEPARPATDGPLRRELGVANVFSHGLLLFWGALTALPLLWMFLSSFKSDKEILTDPWGLPGALRFENWARAWTEAHIGQYFLNSGVVVAGSLALTMLLGATAAYVFARYEFRGRQVVYYLFVGGMMFPVFLALVPLFFVVRNAGLLGTRPGLMLVYAAYSLPFTVFFLTAFFRTLPTSIAEAALIDGCGHFRLFFRVMLPMARPGLISVAIFNFLSHWNQFLLPQVLMQGEHSKPVLAQGLAALAVNQGYQGDFSGLFAGLTIATLPVLAVYVAFQRQIQAGLTAGQLK